The following coding sequences are from one Solidesulfovibrio fructosivorans JJ] window:
- a CDS encoding menaquinone biosynthesis decarboxylase, translated as MAYKDLQEFLRLLEKKGELRRVKPELDPYLEIAEVTDRVSKAVGPALYFEQPKGSRFPVVTNAFGSFPRMHLALGCDDLDALGHRIDAVLEMEKPDGLIGKLKMLPKLAKMAGIFPKTVNSGRCQDVVMTGDDVDLSLLPVLTTWPGDAGPFITLPVVVTKDPESGKRNVGMYRMQVFDKNTTGMHWHRHKGGAYHYHLAEKRGERLPVAVAIGPDPACTYAATAPLPDDIDEFLFAGFLRQAPVELVQCKTVDLQVPASSQFVLEGYVDPGERRREGPFGDHTGYYSLADDYPVFHVTALTHRKDAVYPATLVGPPPMEDCYMGKATERLFLPLIKKQLPEIVDMSLPLEGVFHNFCFVSIDKRYPGQTRKIMYAIWGLGQMMFTKIIVVVDAGVNVQNTSEVLWRLGNNVDPRRDIVIVDGPLDALDHASPTPFYGGKIGIDATKKGPEEGHMREWPDSLVMSREVKARIDALWGELGI; from the coding sequence ATGGCGTACAAGGACTTGCAGGAATTTTTGCGGCTTCTGGAAAAAAAAGGCGAACTGCGGCGCGTAAAGCCCGAACTGGATCCGTATCTGGAAATCGCCGAGGTTACGGACCGGGTGTCCAAGGCCGTCGGCCCGGCCCTCTATTTCGAACAGCCCAAGGGATCACGCTTTCCGGTGGTCACCAACGCCTTCGGCTCGTTTCCCCGCATGCATCTGGCCCTTGGCTGCGATGATCTCGACGCCCTGGGGCACCGCATCGACGCCGTGCTGGAGATGGAAAAGCCGGACGGGCTCATCGGCAAGCTCAAAATGCTGCCCAAGCTGGCCAAAATGGCCGGCATCTTCCCCAAGACCGTCAATTCCGGCCGCTGCCAGGATGTCGTCATGACCGGCGACGACGTGGACCTGTCCCTTTTGCCGGTGCTGACCACCTGGCCCGGCGATGCCGGCCCCTTCATCACCCTGCCCGTGGTCGTGACCAAAGACCCGGAAAGCGGCAAGCGCAACGTGGGCATGTATCGCATGCAGGTCTTCGACAAAAACACCACCGGCATGCACTGGCACCGCCACAAGGGCGGGGCCTACCACTACCATCTGGCGGAAAAACGCGGCGAACGCCTGCCCGTGGCCGTGGCCATCGGCCCGGACCCGGCCTGCACCTATGCCGCCACCGCCCCGCTGCCGGACGATATCGACGAATTTCTCTTCGCCGGGTTTCTGCGCCAGGCCCCGGTGGAATTGGTCCAGTGCAAGACCGTGGACTTGCAGGTCCCGGCCTCGAGCCAGTTCGTGCTGGAGGGCTATGTGGACCCGGGCGAACGCCGCCGCGAAGGGCCCTTCGGCGACCACACCGGCTATTATTCCCTGGCCGACGACTATCCCGTCTTCCACGTCACGGCGCTCACCCACCGCAAGGACGCCGTCTATCCGGCGACCCTCGTCGGTCCTCCGCCTATGGAGGACTGCTACATGGGCAAGGCCACCGAACGCCTGTTTTTGCCGCTTATAAAAAAGCAGCTTCCGGAAATCGTGGATATGAGCCTGCCCCTCGAAGGCGTGTTCCACAACTTTTGCTTCGTCTCCATCGACAAGCGCTATCCCGGCCAGACGCGCAAGATCATGTACGCCATCTGGGGCCTCGGGCAGATGATGTTCACCAAGATCATCGTGGTGGTGGATGCCGGGGTCAACGTGCAAAACACCTCCGAGGTGCTCTGGCGGCTCGGCAACAACGTCGATCCCCGGCGCGACATCGTCATCGTGGACGGCCCCCTCGACGCCCTGGACCATGCCTCGCCGACGCCTTTTTACGGCGGCAAGATCGGCATAGACGCCACGAAGAAGGGTCCCGAGGAAGGCCATATGCGCGAATGGCCCGATTCGCTGGTCATGTCCCGGGAGGTCAAGGCCCGCATCGACGCCTTGTGGGGCGAACTGGGAATATGA
- a CDS encoding chemotaxis response regulator CheY: MAANKEMRILVVDDFSTMRRIIKNILRQLGFNNIIEADDGSTAWETLNKDKVDFIISDWNMPKMPGIELLRKVRSSEEFAETPFLMVTAEAQQENIIEAVQAKVSNYIVKPFTAETLGQKIDKIFEK, encoded by the coding sequence ATGGCCGCCAACAAGGAAATGCGCATCCTGGTCGTCGACGATTTTTCCACCATGCGCAGGATCATTAAAAATATTCTCAGGCAGCTGGGGTTTAACAACATCATCGAGGCCGACGACGGCAGCACCGCCTGGGAAACCCTCAATAAGGACAAGGTCGATTTCATCATCTCCGACTGGAACATGCCCAAGATGCCGGGCATCGAACTGCTGCGCAAGGTGCGCTCCAGCGAGGAGTTCGCCGAAACGCCCTTTCTCATGGTCACGGCCGAAGCCCAGCAGGAAAACATCATCGAAGCCGTCCAGGCCAAGGTTTCCAACTACATCGTCAAGCCCTTCACGGCGGAAACCCTCGGCCAGAAGATAGACAAGATTTTCGAAAAGTAA
- a CDS encoding flagellar basal body-associated FliL family protein yields the protein MAVDDGLESQVKAKLDDSELSDDLPKALQKVDLDLDDAPFLEDEEETPAAEEGQAEEASPFPIETEGEKPSKKKLILIVAPVLLLLIGAAVYFFLLRKPAPPPESAEETPPAEEAPMPPPAPVPPPPEPPAPKQEIVMPMEPFLVELTDAQGRTRFLTIRFTAVTQEKPVELEFKRNIIVVRDAVYYYLKNKKFEFLADKNNAEVLKKDVLSVINQFIGAQPLDNLLIEDYLVK from the coding sequence ATGGCTGTCGACGACGGTCTCGAGTCCCAGGTCAAGGCCAAGCTCGACGACAGCGAGCTGTCCGACGACCTCCCCAAGGCGCTGCAAAAGGTCGACCTCGACCTCGACGACGCGCCCTTTCTCGAAGACGAGGAAGAGACTCCCGCCGCCGAAGAGGGACAGGCCGAGGAAGCCTCCCCTTTTCCGATCGAGACCGAGGGGGAAAAGCCCTCCAAAAAAAAGCTCATTCTGATCGTCGCGCCGGTGCTGCTGCTCCTCATCGGCGCGGCCGTCTATTTTTTTCTGCTGAGAAAACCCGCGCCCCCGCCGGAATCGGCCGAGGAGACGCCGCCGGCCGAGGAGGCGCCCATGCCGCCCCCGGCGCCCGTGCCGCCGCCCCCCGAACCGCCCGCGCCCAAACAGGAAATCGTCATGCCCATGGAGCCTTTTCTCGTGGAGCTGACCGACGCCCAGGGGCGCACGCGCTTTCTCACCATCCGTTTCACGGCCGTAACCCAGGAAAAACCCGTGGAGCTGGAATTCAAGCGCAACATTATTGTCGTGCGCGATGCCGTGTATTATTATCTCAAGAATAAGAAATTCGAGTTTCTGGCCGATAAGAACAATGCCGAGGTCCTGAAAAAAGACGTGTTGTCGGTCATCAACCAGTTTATCGGGGCCCAACCGTTGGATAACCTGCTTATCGAGGATTACCTGGTGAAGTAG